DNA sequence from the Raineyella sp. LH-20 genome:
CTGCCGCCGACCCGGGACCCGCTGCCCGCCTTCCGCGCGCCCGGGATCGCGGTGATCGCCGAAGTCAAGCGGTCCAGCCCGTCGGCCGGTGCGCTGGCGGAGATCGCCGATCCGGCGGCCCTCGCCGAGGCGTACGCCCGGGGTGGCGCGGACGCCATCTCGGTGCTCACCGAGCGGCATCGCTTCGGCGGCACCCTGGACGACCTCGTCGCCGTCCGGGCCCGGGTCGACATCCCGGTGCTCCGCAAGGACTTCATCGTCGACGCCTACCAGCTCTACGAGGCACGGGCCGCCGGGGCGGACCTTGCCCTGCTGATCGTCGCCTCGCTCACCGACACCGAGCTGGCCGCCCTGCACGCCACCGCCCTCGACCTGGGGCTCACCCCGCTGGTCGAGGCGCACACCGCCGACGAGGTCCGCCGCGCCGTCGACCTCGGCGCGGTGCTGATCGGCATCAACAACCGCAACCTGAAGACCCTCGAGGTGGACACCGCGACCTTCGGCCGGCTCGCCCCGCTGGTCCCGGCCGGCATCGTCCGGGTCGCCGAGTCGGGCGTCCGCACCCCAACCGACGTCCGGGCCTTCGCCGAGGCCGGCGCCGACGTCGCACTGATCGGTCAGGCCCTCGTCACCGGCGGCGACCCGGTCGCCGGGGTCCGCGCCATGAAGGAGGCCCACCGTGGCTGACACTGCGTCCACCGAGACCGTACGCACCGAGACCGTACGCAATCTTGCCGGGCAGCGGCCCTGGGACGGCCGCCCGATGCCGGACGCCCGCGGCCACTTCGACCGACTGGGCGGCAAGTTCGTTCCCGAGGCGCTGTACGCCGCCCTCGCCGAGCTCGAGGAGGCGTACGAGGACGCGCTGCGCGACTCCGACTTCGCCGCCGAACTGGAGGACCTGCGGGTCAACTACGCCGGCCGTCCCACCCCGCTGACCGAGGCGAAGCAGTTCTCCCGGCACTGCGGCAACGCCCGGATCGTGTTCAAGCGCGAGGACCTCAACCACACCGGCTCGCACAAGATCAACAACGTCCTCGGCCAGGCGCTGCTGACCCGGCGGATGGGCAAGAAGCGGGTGATCGCCGAGACCGGCGCCGGCCAGCACGGTGTCGCCACCGCCACCGCGGCCGCCCTGATGGGGCTGGAGTGCCGGATCTACATGGGCAAGGTCGACACCGACCGGCAGGCCCTCAACGTCGCCCGGATGCAGTTGCTCGGCGCCGAGGTGATCGCCGTCGAGTCCGGCTCGGCGACGCTGAAGGACGCGATGAACGAGGCGATGCGCGAGTGGGTCGCCACCGTCGACCACACCCACTACCTGATCGGCACCGTCGCCGGTCCGCACCCGTTCCCGAAGATCGTCCGCGAGTTCCAGCGGGTCATCTCGACCGAGGCCCGCGGCCAGTTCCTGGCGACGTACGGCCGACTACCGGACGCCGTCTGTGCATGCGTCGGCGGAGGCTCGAACGCGCTCGGCTCCTTCGCCGACTTCATCCCGGACGGCTCGGTCGCCCTGTACGGCTTCGAGGCCGGTGGCGACGGGGTGGAGACCGGCCGGCACGCCGCCTCGATCACCGGCGGGTCGGTCGGCGTGCTGCACGGCACCCGGACCTACCTGCTCCAGGACGAGGACGGCCAGACCCAGGAGTCCCACTCCATCTCGGCCGGACTCGACTACCCCGGCGTCGGCCCGGAGCACTCCTACTTGCACGACCAGGGCCGGGCGACGTACGAGCCGGTCACCGACACCGAGGCGATGGAGGCCTTCCGGCTGCTCACTCGGACCGAGGGCCTGATGCCGGCGATCGAGTCGGCGCACGCCGTGGCCGGCGCGATGCGGCTCGGCCGACGGCTCGCCGAGACCGACCCCGACGCCCGACCGCTGATCATGGTCACCCTCTCCGGCCGCGGGGACAAGGACGTCCGGACCGCCACCCGGTGGTTCGGGCTGACCGGCCAGGTCGATGCGACCCAGGGCGGCGACCCGGTGGAGCTGCCCGAGGACGTCGCCGCCCACGCCGACCCGCGCCCCGAGGAGATGTGAGATGACCGCACCCGGCAACTGCACCCCGGCCTTCGACCGCGCCGCAGCCGAGCGCCGCGCCGTGTTCATCGGCTACCTGCCGGTCGGCTACCCGACCGTCCCGGGATCCCTCGACGCGATGCGTGCCCTGGTCGACCCCGGCGACGGGCCGGGCGCCGACATCGTCGAGATCGGCATCCCGTACTCCGACCCGATGATGGACGGGGTGACCATCCAGCGCGCCGCCACCCGCGCGCTGGAGCGGGGGGTCCGGGTCCGCGACGTGCTCGCGGCGACCGAGGCGGTCGCCGCCGCCGGCGCGATCCCGTGCGTGATGTCCTACTGGAACCTGATCGAACAGTACGGCTGCGACGCGTTCGCCCGTGACTTCCGCAACGCCGGCGGCGCCGGGGTGATCACCCCCGACCTGACGCCCGACGAGTCCGACGACTGGATCCCGGCCACCGACGCCCACGGCGTCGACCGGATCTACCTGGTCGCCCCGTCCTCCACCGACGAGCGGATCCGGCTGACCGCCGACGCGGCCCGCGGCTGGCTCTACGCCACGGCGGTGATGGGCGTCACCGGCGCCCGGGACACCACCTCGGACGCCGGCCGGGTGCTCACCGAGCGGGTCCGGGCGCTCAGCCCGGACACCCGGGTCGGGATCGGCCTGGGCGTCTCGAACGGTGCGCAGGCGGCGGAGATCGGGGCGTACGCCGACGCCGTCATCGTCGGTTCGGCGCTGGTGCGTACGCTGCTGGACGCCGACGACGCGGGTCGTCCGGATGACCTCACCGCTCTGCGCGCGCTGACCGCCGACCTGGCCGGCGGGGTCCGCACCGCCCGCTGAGGGCCGCCTCGCGGCGCACTGGCTAGAGTGTCCGTGGCCCCATGACGCGCCGGGCGGCGACCCGCCCGGCGTTGACCCGAAAGGCGACCCGATGACCCTGCTCCCGTTCACCTCGACGGCGCTGGTGCCCCTGTCGATCCCCAGCCCGCCGCAGGGGGTCTGGGAGCTACCGATCCCGGGCACCGGCCTGGTGCTGCCGATCCGGGCGTACGCGCTGTGCATCCTCACCGGCATCGTCGTCGCCTGGATCATCGCGTCCCGCCGGTGGAAGGCCCGCGGTGGCAGCCAGGACACCCTGGAGACCGCGATCCTGTGGGCGGTGCCGGTGGGCATCATCGGCGCCCGGCTCTACCACGTGATCACCGATCACCAGCTCTACTTCGGTCCCGGCCGGCACCCGATCGAGGCCCTCTACATCTGGCGCGGCGGCCTGGGCATCTGGGGCGCTGTCGCCGCCGGCGCCTTGGCCGTCTGGCTGGTCTGTCGCCGACGGGGCGCCTCGTTCGCCGCGATGGCGGACTCCCTCGCCCCCGGCGTGGCGGTGGCGCAGGGGATCGGGCGCCTCGGCAACTGGTTCAATCAGGAGCTCTTCGGTCGTCCCACCACGTTGCCGTGGGGTCTGGAGATCGACCCGCTGCACCGGCCGGCCGGCTACGAGCAGTACGCCACGTTCCAGCCAACCTTCCTCTACGAGCTGATCTGGGTGCTGTTGGTCGCCCTGGCACTGGTGCTGCTCGACCGACGCCTCCAGCTCGGCCACGGTCAGGTCTTCTGGCTGTACGTGGTGCTCTACACCTTCGGACGGTTCTGGGTCGAGGGCCTGCGGATCGACACCGCCAACCACATCGGCACCTGGCGGATCAACGAGTACGTCTCCCTGGTGGTGTTCATCGGAGGGATCGTCGCCTTCCTGATCACCCGCCGCCGTCACCGCACCCGGGAGGACCCCGAGACCGTCGACCCGCGGGGTGCTCGTGCGTCGGAGGCGCCGGCCGCATGAGTGCCGCCCGTTCCGCCGTCGCCACCGCGACCCGTCCGCCGGCCGGACCGGCGTCGGGTCCCACCACCGCCGATACCTGGCTCGTCGTCGCCGTCCTGGCGCTGCCGGTGGCCCTCCTCATCGCCGCGGACCGGCTGCTGCTGGGGTGGTCGCTGCGGGACTCCGGGCGGCTGGACCTGCCGGCCCTCGCCCCGCTGGCCGGGGTGGGTCTGGTGCTGCTGACCCGGCGCCGGCTGCCGGGGCTGCGGACCCGGTTCGACCTGCGGATCACCCTCCGGGTGGTGCGCCGCGGCGTGGCGCTGCTGCTGATGGCGATCGCCACCATGGTGGTCTGGAACCAGCTCTGCCTGATGTTCGGTTGGCTGCCGGCCCAGCGCATCGATCTCGACGCCGGGTTGCCCTTCGCGGTGCGGGTGGTGGCCTACCTTCCGCTCGCGTTGGCCCAGGAACTCGCCTGGCGCGGCATCGTCCGACCGACCTTCGGTGCGGCGTACGGCTGGTTCCTCGGCTCGCTGGCCACCGGCCTGACCTGGGGGGTGCTGAGCGGGCCGACCTGGCGGTTCGGGGTGGCGTACGGGCTGCTCTGGGTGGTCGCCGCGATGGGCTGGTCGGTGATGATCGGCGCCGTGGTGGAGGAGATGCGCCACGGGCAGCTGCTGGTGGCGAGCCTGTTCCACTGGGGGCTGCTGGTAGCCCTCTACCTGT
Encoded proteins:
- the trpC gene encoding indole-3-glycerol phosphate synthase TrpC, giving the protein MGVLDELNQGARSDMEERRALTTQDELVRRIEALPPTRDPLPAFRAPGIAVIAEVKRSSPSAGALAEIADPAALAEAYARGGADAISVLTERHRFGGTLDDLVAVRARVDIPVLRKDFIVDAYQLYEARAAGADLALLIVASLTDTELAALHATALDLGLTPLVEAHTADEVRRAVDLGAVLIGINNRNLKTLEVDTATFGRLAPLVPAGIVRVAESGVRTPTDVRAFAEAGADVALIGQALVTGGDPVAGVRAMKEAHRG
- the trpB gene encoding tryptophan synthase subunit beta; the protein is MPDARGHFDRLGGKFVPEALYAALAELEEAYEDALRDSDFAAELEDLRVNYAGRPTPLTEAKQFSRHCGNARIVFKREDLNHTGSHKINNVLGQALLTRRMGKKRVIAETGAGQHGVATATAAALMGLECRIYMGKVDTDRQALNVARMQLLGAEVIAVESGSATLKDAMNEAMREWVATVDHTHYLIGTVAGPHPFPKIVREFQRVISTEARGQFLATYGRLPDAVCACVGGGSNALGSFADFIPDGSVALYGFEAGGDGVETGRHAASITGGSVGVLHGTRTYLLQDEDGQTQESHSISAGLDYPGVGPEHSYLHDQGRATYEPVTDTEAMEAFRLLTRTEGLMPAIESAHAVAGAMRLGRRLAETDPDARPLIMVTLSGRGDKDVRTATRWFGLTGQVDATQGGDPVELPEDVAAHADPRPEEM
- the trpA gene encoding tryptophan synthase subunit alpha encodes the protein MTAPGNCTPAFDRAAAERRAVFIGYLPVGYPTVPGSLDAMRALVDPGDGPGADIVEIGIPYSDPMMDGVTIQRAATRALERGVRVRDVLAATEAVAAAGAIPCVMSYWNLIEQYGCDAFARDFRNAGGAGVITPDLTPDESDDWIPATDAHGVDRIYLVAPSSTDERIRLTADAARGWLYATAVMGVTGARDTTSDAGRVLTERVRALSPDTRVGIGLGVSNGAQAAEIGAYADAVIVGSALVRTLLDADDAGRPDDLTALRALTADLAGGVRTAR
- the lgt gene encoding prolipoprotein diacylglyceryl transferase, with amino-acid sequence MVPLSIPSPPQGVWELPIPGTGLVLPIRAYALCILTGIVVAWIIASRRWKARGGSQDTLETAILWAVPVGIIGARLYHVITDHQLYFGPGRHPIEALYIWRGGLGIWGAVAAGALAVWLVCRRRGASFAAMADSLAPGVAVAQGIGRLGNWFNQELFGRPTTLPWGLEIDPLHRPAGYEQYATFQPTFLYELIWVLLVALALVLLDRRLQLGHGQVFWLYVVLYTFGRFWVEGLRIDTANHIGTWRINEYVSLVVFIGGIVAFLITRRRHRTREDPETVDPRGARASEAPAA